The following proteins are co-located in the Tetrapisispora phaffii CBS 4417 chromosome 4, complete genome genome:
- the ALG11 gene encoding alpha-1,2-mannosyltransferase ALG11 (similar to Saccharomyces cerevisiae ALG11 (YNL048W); ancestral locus Anc_2.266): MILITTILVLLISTLYLCFRVLLKITYEYRRPSSKFLREFKIDHKENDSTLVIKSRFYLGCLRYQLLKASSHVTEYSNDDTFSSCLKVDRKEWDTVIANAGRGSEEKLYTDNKLYGFFHPYCNAGGGGEKVLWKAIETVLRNDKKNVAIVYTGDVDASRSQILDNVNTTFGYKLEESRVVFIYLRTRFLVSDRTWPVFTLLGQAFGSFILTVEAYWRCPVDFWCDTMGYPFGYPAIRFMADMPIIAYTHFPVISTDMLDKLKFSETSNSFRTKAKYIYWSIFMFFYEWVGSLVFVSITNSTWTNNHIKSIWRDSHSEIIYPPCSTERLVIKEDKWNRKNQAVVLAQFRNEKRHQLIIQEYSKYLAELSTTENYEPPKIIFVGSTRSQNDKDYVENLKRLAYINYRIPMHLMEFVTDAPYEDIKKYLHESSYGINAMWNEHFGIAVVEYAAAGLIPLVHASAGPLLDIVVPWDVKNNKEAKVNNEQTRTGFFFISEEDPDYVKTANDKNAYNSLKDIFKQVSELCDTEKFEISKRGKLCVSIKFSDAKFDEDWDKYVMDMLDLEII; the protein is encoded by the coding sequence atgatattaataactACTATATTAGTGCTGCTAATTAGCacattatatttatgtttCCGTGTACTACTGAAAATCACTTACGAGTACAGAAGACCATCGTCAAAGTTCTTAAGAGAGTTTAAGATTGACCATAAGGAGAATGACTCCACTCTAGTGATAAAATCAAGGTTTTATTTAGGATGTTTGAGATACCAGTTATTGAAGGCATCCTCTCACGTTACAGAATATTCAAACGATGATACGTTTTCTAGTTGTTTGAAGGTAGATAGAAAGGAATGGGATACTGTTATAGCTAACGCAGGTAGGGGTTCAGAGGAGAAATTATACActgataataaattatatggATTTTTCCATCCCTATTGTAATGCAGGTGGGGGTGGTGAAAAAGTCCTATGGAAAGCTATAGAAACTGTTTTGCGTAACGATAAGAAGAATGTGGCCATTGTCTATACTGGTGATGTCGATGCTTCCCGTTCTCAAATTCTGGATAATGTGAATACTACATTTGGTTACAAACTGGAAGAGAGCAGAGTCGTGTTTATTTATCTAAGGACAAGATTTTTGGTTTCTGATAGGACATGGCCAGTGTTCACGCTATTGGGTCAAGCTTTTGgatcttttattttgacAGTCGAAGCATATTGGAGATGTCCAGTTGATTTCTGGTGTGACACAATGGGTTATCCATTTGGTTATCCTGCTATCAGATTCATGGCAGACATGCCAATAATTGCATACACCCATTTCCCAGTCATTTCAACTGATATGTTAGACAAGTTGAAATTTTCTGAAACATCTAATTCGTTCAGAACTAAAGCTAAGTATATTTATTGGTCAATCTTCATGTTTTTCTATGAATGGGTAGGTTCCTTAGTGTTCGTCTCTATAACGAATTCAACTTGGACAAATAATCATATAAAAAGTATTTGGAGAGATAGTCATTCAGAAATTATTTATCCTCCTTGCTCAACTGAAAGATTGGTTataaaagaagataaatGGAATAGAAAAAATCAAGCTGTAGTCCTTGCTCAATttagaaatgaaaagaGACATCAATTAATCATTCaagaatattcaaaatactTAGCAGAATTATCAACTACTGAAAATTATGAACCtccaaaaattatttttgtagGATCTACAAGATCTCAAAATGACAAAGATTATGTTGAGAATCTAAAGAGACTAGCGTATATCAATTATAGAATTCCTATGCACTTAATGGAGTTTGTCACTGATGCCCCTTACGaggatattaaaaaatatctcCATGAATCATCTTATGGTATAAACGCTATGTGGAATGAACATTTTGGTATTGCGGTTGTCGAGTATGCAGCAGCTGGATTGATTCCTTTAGTTCATGCTTCAGCAGGCCCATTATTGGATATTGTTGTTCCTTGGGACgtaaaaaataacaaagaGGCAAAAGTTAACAACGAACAAACCAGAACtggtttctttttcatcaGTGAAGAAGATCCTGATTATGTTAAAACAgctaatgataaaaatgcGTATAACAGTTTGAAGGACATATTTAAACAAGTCTCAGAATTGTGTGATACTGagaaatttgaaattagtAAAAGAGGGAAATTATGtgtttcaattaaattttcagaTGCTAAATTCGATGAAGACTGGGATAAGTATGTTATGGACATGCTTGATTTAGAAATTATTTAA
- the MOB1 gene encoding Mob1p (similar to Saccharomyces cerevisiae MOB1 (YIL106W); ancestral locus Anc_2.265) has protein sequence MSFLQNFHLSPGQTIRSTRGFKWNTNNGNAASNDNDNYKNFNVGGGTQANELNAPANIMNHNQYSQPTRVLPQTPTKQVNSSPQQITDFNYTPSHQQPYIQAPVGTTVSSHQDLKQIVEMTLGSKGVLNQAVKLPKGENENEWLAVHCVDFYNQINMLYGTITEFCSPQSCPRMIATNEYEYLWSFQKDQPPVSVSAPKYVEVLMKWCQDQFDDETFFPSKTSGTFPNRFIQKVAIPILRRLFRVYAHIYCHHFNEILELNLQTVLNTSFRHFCLFVQEFQLLRPSDFGPLLELVNELRDR, from the coding sequence ATGTCATTTCTacaaaattttcatttgagTCCAGGCCAGACTATACGTTCCACCAGAGGTTTCAAATGGAACACTAATAATGGCAATGCGGCCTCGAATGATAACGATAATTACAAGAATTTCAATGTAGGTGGTGGTACTCAAGCGAATGAGTTGAATGCACCAGCTAATATTATGAACCACAATCAATACAGCCAACCTACAAGGGTGCTTCCACAGACGCCCACTAAACAAGTAAATAGCAGTCCACAGCAGATAACGGATTTCAATTATACACCTTCCCATCAGCAACCGTATATTCAAGCACCTGTGGGGACTACTGTTTCTTCGCACCAGGATCTAAAGCAAATTGTGGAGATGACTTTGGGTTCCAAAGGTGTTTTGAACCAGGCTGTGAAGTTACCTAAGggtgaaaatgaaaatgagTGGCTGGCAGTGCATTGTGTGGACTTTTATAATCAAATCAACATGTTATATGGCACCATCACTGAGTTCTGTTCACCGCAATCCTGTCCGAGAATGATTGCCACTAATGAATACGAATACTTGTGGAGTTTCCAAAAAGACCAACCTCCTGTTTCTGTATCAGCCCCCAAATACGTAGAGGTATTGATGAAGTGGTGCCAAGATCAATTCGACGATGAAACCTTCTTCCCATCAAAAACTTCTGGTACTTTCCCAAATAGATTCATTCAAAAAGTAGCAATTCCGATATTAAGGAGATTGTTCAGAGTCTACGCACACATATACTGTCATCATTTCAATGAAATCTTAGAGTTGAATTTACAGACTGTACTGAATACAAGTTTCAGacatttttgtttgtttgttCAAGAATTTCAACTGTTGAGACCTTCTGATTTCGGACCATTGTTGGAGCTAGTTAACGAATTGAGAGATAGATAa
- the RRM3 gene encoding DNA helicase (similar to Saccharomyces cerevisiae RRM3 (YHR031C); ancestral locus Anc_5.275) translates to MIRSNSKPVKKTSSNNKQPSIASFFSKNSNSASLKNSTTSNAFKKSSRPSSPQKEISSNQKATQLNKKSMLLFSSQGSFDENDPDFEVKKLMNKPHLNHFKKSRLTGSFGTLCRTSSNSSVSSSTISHHLIQDEMSDSISSITSFTSIKGSSPRKISFTRNISNDTFTQSALSSKNPNASPFEEDFGEMTTSTQFSLSASQSSERSNGSTSSLKRLTFQGLDLQTKRIKPIKRHKSSLSSSQNKNNLNNIFSELKLTKEQQHVIDLIIRKKFSVFYSGSAGTGKSIILRTIIGRLNGLYGKDTIAVTASTGLAASTIGGVTLHRWAGIGLGGGSLDSLVNKIQKNHELNASWKNTRVLIVDEISMVDGKFLDRLEEIARRVRKINRPFGGIQLVLTGDFFQLPPVSKKEYNEPPLFCFESNMWKLCVQKTILLTKVFRQQDNELVDILNKIRFGEIEDHMVQRLRSLRNEKRYSDGIKPTELYATRREVESSNSRQLDLLLGEKHEYVADDTGPKELHNLIDSSVMVERKITLKENAQVMMLKNKVESELVNGSLGIVLFFIPQTLEKKMNEIYRIMDEEAINDMKLVSKVVGNPRARLSKEFQEELNMRPFARMERLENILFYATTRVSPKDIKFPYVKWTLPLGRFHHELMLPDNFVVDLPGSHSALQRSQIPIMLCWALSIHKSQGQTLQRLKVDLRNIFEAGQIYVALSRAISMDTLQVLNFDPSKIKVNEKVKEFYQKLETVS, encoded by the coding sequence atgataagATCTAATAGCAAACCAGTAAAGAAAACCAGctctaataataaacaacCGTCAATTGCATCCTTCTTTAGCAAAAATTCTAATAGTGCCTCTTTGAAGAACTCTACCACATCGAATGCTTTCAAGAAAAGTTCTCGACCTTCCAGTCCTCAAAAGGAGATAAGTTCCAATCAAAAAGCAACACAGCTCAATAAGAAATCAATGTTGTTATTTTCATCGCAAGGTTcttttgatgaaaatgatccAGATTTTGAAGTAAAAAAACTAATGAATAAACCACACCTTAACCATTTCAAAAAGTCTCGATTAACTGGCTCATTTGGAACTCTTTGTAGAACGTCCTCCAATTCATCGGTATCATCATCAACAATTTCTCACCATTTAATACAAGATGAAATGAGtgattcaatatcttcGATTACATCGTTTACATCAATTAAGGGTTCAAGCCcaagaaaaatatcatttactcgaaatatatcaaatgatACTTTTACACAAAGTGCTCTTTCAAGTAAGAACCCTAACGCATCCCCATTTGAGGAAGACTTTGGAGAGATGACCACGAGTACACAATTTAGTTTATCAGCCTCCCAATCATCAGAACGAAGTAACGGGAGCACTAGTTCTTTGAAGAGGCTAACTTTCCAAGGGCTTGACCTACAAACAAAAAGAATCAAACCTATTAAGCGTCATAAATCTTCACTATCCAGCtctcaaaataaaaacaatttaaataatatattttctgaaTTAAAATTGACCAAAGAACAACAGCATGTTATTGACCTGATAATACGAAAAAAGTTCAGTGTCTTCTATTCAGGTTCGGCTGGTACTGGTAAGTCTATCATTTTAAGAACAATAATTGGGAGATTGAACGGCTTATATGGTAAAGATACAATAGCTGTTACTGCATCAACTGGATTGGCTGCAAGTACAATTGGCGGTGTGACATTACACAGATGGGCGGGTATTGGTTTAGGTGGAGGGAGTTTGGATTCTTTAGTAAATAAGATCCAAAAAAATCATGAACTAAATGCAAGTTGGAAAAATACAAGAGTCTTAATCGTTGATGAAATTTCTATGGTTGATGGTAAATTTTTAGACAGACTTGAAGAAATAGCAAGACGAGTAAGGAAAATCAACAGACCCTTTGGTGGGATCCAACTTGTATTAACTGGTGATTTTTTCCAATTACCACCTGTTagtaaaaaagaatataatgaacCACCTCTATTCTGTTTTGAAAGTAATATGTGGAAATTATGTGTTCAGAAGACTATCCTATTGACTAAAGTTTTCAGACAACAAGATAACGAACTAGTGGATATTCTTAATAAAATCAGATTTGGTGAGATCGAAGATCATATGGTTCAAAGATTAAGATCCTtaagaaatgaaaaaagatattCTGATGGCATCAAACCGACTGAACTGTATGCCACTAGAAGGGAAGTTGAATCATCTAACTCGAGACAGCTAGATTTGTTACTCGGTGAGAAACATGAGTACGTAGCAGACGATACTGGTCCTAAGGAATTACATAATTTAATCGATTCGTCAGTGATGGTTGAGAGAAAAATCACCTTAAAGGAAAACGCACAAGTTATGATGTTAAAGAACAAAGTTGAATCTGAGTTAGTCAACGGTTCTTTAGgaattgttttattttttatccCACAAACATTagagaagaaaatgaatgAAATTTATCGTATAATGGACGAAGAAGCCATAAATGATATGAAACTAGTCTCTAAAGTAGTTGGCAACCCTAGAGCAAGACTCTCTAAAGAATTCCAAGAAGAATTAAACATGAGACCATTTGCTCGCATGGAAAGACTAGAAAACATCCTCTTCTACGCCACCACCAGAGTTTCCCCCAAAGATATCAAGTTTCCTTATGTCAAATGGACCTTGCCACTTGGCAGATTTCATCATGAATTAATGTTACCAGACAATTTTGTCGTCGATCTACCAGGTTCCCATTCCGCATTACAGAGAAGTCAAATCCCAATCATGTTATGTTGGGCATTATCCATTCACAAATCGCAAGGTCAAACATTACAAAGATTAAAAGTTGATCTAAGAAACATTTTCGAAGCAGGTCAAATATACGTCGCATTATCAAGAGCCATCTCAATGGACACATTGCAAGTTCTAAATTTCGATCCATCAAAAATCAAAGTCAACGAAAAGGTAAAAGAGTTCTACCAAAAGCTAGAAACCGTGAGTTAG
- the TPHA0D01680 gene encoding M1 family metallopeptidase (similar to Saccharomyces cerevisiae AAP1 (YHR047C) and APE2 (YKL157W); ancestral locus Anc_5.285) — protein MSNSEQREILPTNLTPLHYDVELEPNFDSFKYNGKTSIDLKVNSADNIIKLNVYEINVSKISLQLNDSTLIDVETFDNDNEAQILTINLANESVLKDFIGKTIRLNIEFVGELNENMAGFYRAKYEDKITGETKYMATTQMEPTDARRAFPCFDEPNLKSTFSITLISSPNYTHLSNMDVKSEVIDKETGKKITLFNVTPKMSTYLVAFIVAELKYVENRDFRIPVRVYATPGNEKDGQYAADLTAKTLSFFEKTFNIQYPLPKIDNVAVHEFSAGAMENWGLVTYRVVDVLIDEKNATLDRVQRVAEVVQHELAHQWFGNLVTMDWWEGLWLNEGFATWMSWYSCNEFQPSWNVWEQYVTDTLQHALSLDSLRSSHPIEVPVKRADEINQIFDAISYSKGASLLRMISKWLGEDVFIKGVSNYLNEFKYSNAKTEDLWKALSAASGKDVSKVMNIWTKKVGFPIIIVEEDPADPRKITLTQNRYLSTGDVKPEEDETLYPVFLALRTKEGVDHSVVFNEKTTTINLKDDSDFFKINGGQAGIYITKYSDERYAKLSKQRDLLSVEDRTGLVADVKGLASSGYTSTTNFLKLVSDWKNEESFVVWEQIINSLSGLKSTWIFESEDVKEALDEFTRQLISEKIHKLGWTFTENKGETSSFAEQRLKVTLFSSAAAARDPVVERAAMEMFEKYTSGDKNAIHPLIKPVVFATAGRIGGIENYEKIFNIYKNPETSDEKLAALRTLGRFNDPQLIQRTLGYLLDGTVLNQDIYIPMGGLRGHKEGIIALWKWMQENWDELVKRLPPGLSMLGSVLVVGTSGFTSLESVKDIETFFKGKSTKGFDQNLAQSLDTITSKAQWITRDADLVKSYLKDNGFYK, from the coding sequence ATGTCTAACAGTGAACAAAGAGAGATTTTACCTACTAATTTGACACCATTACATTATGATGTCGAATTGGAACCAAATTTTGATTCCTTTAAATACAATGGTAAGACTTCCATTGATTTAAAAGTCAATTCGGCTGAtaacattattaaattaaacgTCTATGAGATTAACGTATCTAAGATTAGCTTACAATTAAATGATTCTACCCTTATTGACGTTGAGACCtttgataatgataatgaagcCCAAATTTTGACAATCAATTTGGCAAACGAATCtgttttaaaagattttattGGAAAGACAATAAGATTAAATATCGAATTTGTTGGTGAATTGAACGAAAACATGGCTGGTTTCTACAGAGCAAAGTATGAAGATAAGATTACTGGGGAAACAAAATACATGGCTACAACTCAAATGGAACCAACAGATGCTAGGAGAGCCTTCCCATGCTTTGATGAaccaaatttaaaatcCACATTTAGCATCACTTTGATTTCTTCTCCAAATTACACCCATTTGTCCAATATGGATGTTAAAAGCGAAGTAATTGACAAGGAAACTGGTAAGAAAATTACTTTGTTCAATGTCACTCCAAAAATGTCAACTTACTTAGTTGCCTTTATTGTTGCAGAATTGAAGTATGTCGAAAACAGGGACTTTAGAATCCCTGTCAGAGTTTACGCAACTCCAGGTAACGAGAAGGATGGTCAATATGCTGCAGATTTAACTGCAAAGACGTTGTCATTCTTTGAAAAGACCTTTAACATTCAGTATCCATTACCAAAGATTGACAATGTCGCTGTCCATGAATTTTCAGCCGGTGCAATGGAAAATTGGGGTTTAGTTACTTACAGAGTAGTTGATGTCTTGAtagatgaaaaaaatgctACTTTAGATAGAGTACAAAGAGTCGCAGAAGTTGTTCAACATGAATTAGCTCATCAATGGTTTGGTAACTTGGTTACTATGGACTGGTGGGAAGGTTTATGGTTAAATGAAGGGTTTGCTACATGGATGTCTTGGTACTCTTGTAATGAATTTCAGCCATCATGGAATGTCTGGGAACAATATGTCACAGATACTTTACAACATGCTTTGAGTTTAGATTCTTTAAGATCATCCCATCCAATTGAAGTTCCTGTTAAGAGAgctgatgaaattaatcaaatttttgatgCCATTTCGTATTCTAAGGGTGCCTCTTTATTAAGAATGATCTCAAAATGGTTAGGTGAAGatgtatttattaaaggTGTTTCCAATTATCtaaatgaattcaaatacaGTAATGCTAAGACTGAAGATTTATGGAAAGCTTTGTCTGCAGCTTCAGGGAAAGATGTTTCAAAAGTCATGAATATCTGGACCAAAAAAGTTGGTTTTCCAATCATTATAGTGGAAGAAGATCCAGCTGATCCAAGAAAAATTACTTTGACTCAAAACCGTTATTTGAGCACTGGTGACGTTAAAccagaagaagatgagACCTTGTACCCTGTTTTCTTAGCATTGAGAACCAAGGAAGGTGTCGATCACTCTGTTGTATTCAATGAGAAGACAACTACAATCAACTTGAAAGATGACAGTGacttttttaaaatcaatggTGGTCAAGCAGGCATCTACATTACTAAGTATTCTGATGAGAGATATGCTAAACTATCAAAGCAAAGAGACCTATTGTCAGTGGAAGATCGTACCGGTTTAGTCGCCGATGTAAAGGGTTTAGCCTCATCTGGTTATACCTCCACTACCAATTTCTTGAAATTAGTTTCTGACTGGAAAAACGAAGAATCATTTGTTGTCTGGGAACAAATAATCAACAGTTTGTCTGGCCTTAAATCTACATGGATTTTTGAATCTGAAGATGTCAAAGAAGCATTAGATGAATTCACTAGACAATTGATATCAGAAAAGATCCATAAGCTAGGTTGGACTTTTACTGAGAATAAGGGTGaaacttcttcttttgcAGAACAACGTCTAAAAGTCACTTTATTCAGCAGTGCAGCTGCTGCTAGAGACCCAGTGGTTGAGAGAGCAGCTATGGAGAtgtttgaaaaatacaCATCTGGTGACAAAAACGCTATTCATCCACTAATCAAACCAGTTGTCTTTGCCACGGCTGGTAGAATCGGTGGTATTGAGAActatgaaaaaatatttaacatCTACAAGAACCCAGAGACTTcagatgaaaaattagcTGCATTGAGAACTTTAGGCAGATTCAATGATCCGCaattaattcaaagaaCATTAGGCTACTTATTAGATGGAACTGTTTTAAACCAAGATATCTACATTCCAATGGGCGGATTAAGAGGTCACAAGGAAGGTATAATTGCACTATGGAAATGGATGCAAGAAAATTGGGATGAGTTAGTTAAAAGATTACCACCAGGTTTATCCATGCTAGGCTCTGTTCTAGTAGTTGGTACTTCTGGCTTTACCTCTTTAGAATCCGTGAAAGATATTGAAACATTCTTCAAGGGCAAGTCTACTAAAGGTTTCGATCAAAATTTGGCTCAATCTTTGGACACCATTACATCTAAGGCGCAATGGATTACTAGAGATGCCGATTTAGTCAAGAGTTACCTAAAAGATAATGgcttttataaataa
- the RCN1 gene encoding Rcn1p (similar to Saccharomyces cerevisiae RCN1 (YKL159C); ancestral locus Anc_5.281), whose product MTTNTLIITFTGFDSRYEDNVGAQLDAIMDFLKVWLYDNILTKFEINNSNPLVLLKLEKFKRILIVAPDHQLSELIISSIVQSNHFSELYCRICYTLQDSKINERTYLEVPKSQKLFLISPPVSPPPEFDFERVEDEPSRITHHIDDAPKAMTSFPAETNELKTTATQDIPTLMLNGADKPDGHRLLLSSSVANITLQRRPSVSVNVDDEPHESVETFKTVLPPKSTFDDDSDLEE is encoded by the coding sequence ATGACAACAAATACTCTAATAATTACGTTCACTGGATTTGATTCAAGGTATGAGGACAATGTGGGCGCTCAACTTGATGCTATTATGGACTTTTTAAAAGTATGGCTTTATGacaatattttaacaaaatttgaaatcaataattCCAACCCTCTAGTTTTGttaaaattggaaaaatttaaaagaatacTAATCGTTGCCCCAGATCACCAACTATCTGAGTTAATCATATCATCGATCGTCCAATCTAATCATTTTTCTGAACTTTATTGCAGAATTTGTTATACTTTACAAGATTCAAAAATCAATGAGAGAACATATTTGGAAGTACCGAAATCGCAAAAATTATTCTTGATATCTCCACCTGTGTCTCCACCACCagaatttgattttgaaagaGTTGAAGATGAACCAAGTAGAATCACGCATCATATAGATGATGCTCCAAAGGCTATGACAAGTTTCCCTGCTGAAACTAACGAATTGAAAACCACCGCGACACAAGACATTCCTACTCTGATGCTTAACGGTGCCGATAAACCAGACGGCCATAGACTATTATTAAGTAGCAGTGTAGCCAATATAACACTCCAAAGACGGCCAAGTGTGTCAGTGAATGTCGACGACGAACCGCATGAGTCAGTAGAAACGTTTAAAACAGTACTCCCACCAAAATCTACATTTGATGATGACAGTGACCTGGAAGAATAG